Genomic segment of Halostella limicola:
GACGACTTCCGGCTGGAACTGGAGCCCGACGTCGCCTCCCGCTACGAGGGCCACGACCGGTTCGAACTCGGCGTCCGCCCGGGGTACTTCGACGCCCACGCGACGCCCGTCGACAACGCCGTCCGCGGCACCGTGAAGGTGACCGAACCGCTCGGCGACGAGCAGATCGTCGACGTCGTCGTCGGCGACCCGGACGGCGAACACCTGGAGTTCACCGTGATGGCCCCGAGCACGCTCGACCTGGAGCGCAACGGCGACGTGTGGCTCACCGTCGAGGACCACCTCGTCCACGGCTTCGACGTCACCACCGGCGAGCGCATCGTCCGTGACGCGGAGACGGAGCAGGTGGACCACCGCGTCGCGGGGTCGACCGAAGCGGAACGCCCGCAGCGGTAGCGGCTCGATTTTCGCCCCCTCGCGCTCGGGGGAAAACGGTAAGGCGGTGCCGGACGTGCGTATCGACACCAATGGTCAGTGTCGACTACATGGCACACCAGGAGCAGTACAGCCCCAGCAGACTCCTCGACTTCGCCGAGCTCGCGGAGGGGGCCGGTTTCGACCTCGTCTGGACCTCAGACCACTTCCACCCGTGGTTCCACACTGACGCCGAGGCCGGGCACGCGTGGTCGTGGATGGGCGCGGCGGGCGAGCGCGTCGACGTCGATCTCGGCACCTGCGTGACGCCCGCGACGGGACACTACCACCCGGGCGTGATGGCGCAGGCGTTCGCGACGCTGCAGGAGATGAACGACGACCGCGTGGTCCTCGGGCTCTCCACCGGCGAGGCGATGAACGAGACGCCGCTGGGCTACGACTGGCCGGAGTACGAGGAGCGCCGCGACCGGCTGGAGGAGACGCTGGAGATCGTCCGCGCGCTGTGGGAGGAGGACGGCTTCGTCAGTTACGACGGCGACCGCTTCCAGCTGAACGACGCGAAGCTGTACACCGAGCCCGACCGGGACCCGGAGATCCACGTCGCCGCGAACGGCCCGAGCACCGCCCGGCTCGCCGCCCGCCACGCGGACGGGTTCATCACCGTGAAGAAGGGCGAGGAGTACACCGACCGACTGTACCCGGCGGTGCGGCGCTACGCCGAGGAGGAGGGCAACGACCCCGACGCCATCGAGACGACGCTGCTGGTCATCGCCTCCTACGACGAGGACTACGAGCGCGCCGTCGAGAGCACGCGCCCCTGGTGGGCGACCACACAGGACGTGTTCGACCGCGCGCTGGCGAACCCGATGGAGATAGAGCAGGAGGGCGAGAAGGCCACCCGCGAGCAGGTCGAGGAGAAGTTCCTCATCGCCGACTCGCCGGCGGACCTCGCCGCGGAGCTGGAGCGGTTCGCCGAGATGGGGTTCGACCGCATCGCCGTCGCCAACACCAGCCCCGACCCCGAGCGGTTCTTCGAGGTGATGGGCGACGAGGTCGTCCCGACGCTGTGAGCCGGCCCGAGCGCGGCGCTCGCCGCTCCCGAGTCCGTTCGTCCGAATCTTTATGAGACATCACGAGAAACCGTCCCAACCGAGAGATGCCTGAACTCACCGGTGGCGAGATCATCGCCAGATACCTCGAAAAGGAGGGCGTAGAGTACCTCGTGGGCATTCCGGGCCACGGGAGCACGAACCTGTTGGACGCGTTCAACGACTCCGAGGTCGACGTGATCCAGCCCCGCCACGAGCAGGGCGCGGCCCACCTCGCGGACGGCTATGCCCGCGCCAGCGGCGACCCGCTCGCGGTGTTCACGTCGATCGGGCCGGGCGCGACCAACACCGTCACGGGCGTGGCGACGGCGTACGTCGACTCCATCCCGATGGTCGTGTTCACGGGCGCGCCACAGACCCACGAGTACGGCGAGGGGATCCTCCAGGAGATCGACCGGCAGAAGCCGGGCGACTTCCCCAGCGTGATGGAGCCGATCACGAAGCAGTCGTTCGTCGTCGACGACGTCGAGCGCCTGCCGCGGATCCTCCGCCGGGCGTTCCAGATGGCGCTGGAGGGCCGTCCGGGCCCCGTCCACGTCGACGTGCCGATGGACGTGCAGGGCAACGCCGCGGACGTCGAACTCCCGGACCCGACCACCTCGCGCTCGCACAGCCGCCCCGGTGGCGACCCCGAACACGTGGAGGAGGCCGCCGACCTGATCGCCGACGCAGAGCGCCCCGTGATCGTCCCCGGCGGCGGGACGATGCTCTCGGAGGCCTGGGACGAGGTACAGGAGCTCGCGGAGCACCTGAAAGCGCCCGTCATCCCGACGTTCCAGGCGAAGGGGATCATCCCGGAGGACCACGACCTGTTCGTCGGCTACGCGGGCTGGATCGGCTCCTCGGCGGGCAACGAACTCGCCAGCAACGCGGACGTGGTGCTGGCGATCGGCTGTCGGTTCTCCGACCTGCACACCTCCTCGTTCGAGCCCGGCGTGAGCTTCGAGATCCCGCCGTCGAAGCTCGTCCACGTCGACATCGACCCGAGCGAGATCGGGAAGAACTACCCCGTCGAGGTCGGCATCCAGGGCGACGCGAAGGTCGTCACGCGCCAGATCCGCGACGCCGTCGCCGACCGCGTCGACGAGGTGTCGACCGAGGACAACGAGTACTACGACGAGATCCAGCGCCTCTGGGCCGAGTGGGAGGAGCGCGTCGAGGCGCGCCACACCGACGACGTGCCGATGTCCATCTCGCGGGTGCTCGCCGGGCTCCGGGACGTGATGGACCGCGACGGGATGGTCGTCTCGTCGGCGGGCCAGCCCCAGGAGACGACCAACCCCGAGTTCCCGGTGTACGAGCCGCGGACGAACATCTCCTGTGGCGGCTTCTCGACGATGGGCTTCGGCGTCTCGGCCGCCATCGGCGCGAAGCTCGCCGAACCCGACCGGCAGGTCGTCGACGTCGAGGGCGACGGGAGCTTCATGATGAACAACCAGGAGGTCGCCTGCGCCGTCGAGCACGACGTCGACGTCACCTACCTGATCGTCAACAACCACGGCTGGAAGTCCATCCGTAACCTCCAGTGGGACAAGTACGGCGAGGACCGCATCCTCAACACGGAGTTCGACGAGGAGACGGACGTCGACTTCATGGCGCTGGCCGACGCGTTCAACCTCGGCTACGCCGAGCGCGTCGTCAAGCCGGAGAACCTGAGCGGCGCGCTGCAGGGCGCGCTCGACCACGACGGCCCCGCAATGGTGGAGGCGATCGTCGAGCCTGACAACCCCGACTCCGGCGCGATCATCACCGGCGAGTGGGACCTCGCCGACCTCGAGAAGTAATCGCACCGTCGCGAAGTCCGCGCCGCCGCCCGTCCCGAGCGGCCCGCTCAGAGTCGCTCATCGGCCGGGACTGACCGCTCCGCCCGGAATCGGCCGTCGGCCTCTGTCAGCCGCCTGCCTTCGAACGTCATCCCATGGTTCTCCCGGGCGGGGCGGTCACCGGTCGACTTCGGCGGCGTCGACCGGATCGTTCACCCCGTTTTGCGGCGACTCGCCGGCCAGCACGCGGCGGACGTCGCGCGCCGCGGTCCGCCGTCGCTCCGCGTCGGCTTCTTCCGAGTACCACGCGACGTGCGGCGTCAGCACTACGTCCTCGCGCTCGGCCAGCGGGTGGTCGAACGCCGCCGCGCCCGCGTCCTGATCGGCGGGTTCGTCGGCGAACACGTCGAGCCCGGCGCCCGCTATCTCTCCCGACTCCAACGCCGCCAGCAGGTCGTCCTCGACGACGAGGCCGCCCCGGGCGACGTTGAGGAAGTGAGCGTCCGACCGCATGCGGGCGAAGGCGTCCGCGTCGAACGTCCCCCGCGTCTCATCGGTGAGCGGCGCGTGCGCCGAGACCGCGTCGCTGCGCGCCAGCGCGTCGTTCAGGCCGACCTTCTCGACCCCCGCGTCGGCCATCTCCTCGCGGTCCACGTAGGGATCGCTGGCGACGATGTCCATCCCGAACGCCCGGGCGCGCTCGGCCACCCGGCGGGCGATGGCGCCGAAGCCGACGAGGCCGAGCGTCGACCCGCGCAGGCGGTGCAGTTCGACTGGGCGGCGCTCCCACCGACCCCGCTTCATCGCCGCGTCGTAGCCGTGGATGTTCCGCCGCAGCGCGAGCAGCAGCGCGAGCGCGTGGTCCGCGACCTCGTCGAGGCAGTAGTCGGGGACGTTGACGACGTGGATCCCTCGACTCGCGGCGTACTCGTGGGCGACGCCGTCGACCCCGATGCCGCAGCGCGCGATCACCCGACACCGCTCCAGTTCGTCGATCACCTCGGGGGTGTAGGGCGCGACGTGCAGGCGGTCGATGACGGCGTCGACGTCGCGAAAGGCGTCCGCGAGGTCGTCGCTCGTCGCCACGTCGACCGCCCGGAGGTCGACGTCCGTCCCGTCGAAGACCTCGCGCTCGACGGCGAGGTCGTAGTCGCTCGCGGCCGTCAGGCCGACCACGCGCGGTTCGCTGGCGTCGGTGCTATCGCTCGCGCTCTCGCCGCTCATACCGGACCTTCGCGCGCATCGGACTTCAACGTACCCCGGTGAGCGGGTCCGGTGGCCGCCGGCGCCGCGGCGCGGATGGAAAAGCAAAACACTGTCCGCGCGAGAGGGGAGACCGTGACAGCTGACGACGCGAACGCGGGGGGAGCGCGCGGAACCAGGCTGTGGTGGACGCTCGTCATCTTCCTGTTCGTCGGGATCGACGGCGTAGGGTTCCAGATGCGCGGCGCCTTGCTGCCGAGCCTCGAGGAGAGCTTTCGGGTGTCGCCGGGGCTGCTCGGCCTCGTCGCCACCGCGGGCACCGTCGGGTTCGTCGCGGCCGTGCTGACGACCGGCGCGGCGGCCGGCCGCGTGGACGTCCGGAAGGCGATGCTCGCGAGCGCCGCGCTCGTCGGGGTATGCGTGTTCGCGATGGGGCTCGCGCCCGCCTTCGTCGCCTACCTCGGCGCGCTGCTCGTCCGCGGCATCGCCACCGGCCCGTTCCGGACGCTGGACCGGGCCGCACTGAGCCACCTCTACCCCGCCGACCGTGCGAAGGCGTTCAACCGCTACGCGCTCGTGTGGGCCGTCGGCGCGACGCTCGGGCCGGTGCTGGTCTCCGGCGCGGTCGCGCTCGGCAACTGGCGGTACGCCTACTTCGGACTGGCGTTCGCCTTCCTCCCCGTCGTGGCGATCCTGTGGCGGCTCGAACTCCCGGACTCGGTCGAGACCGAGCGCCCGCTCACGCTGGCGGACGTGCGCTCAGTGCTGCACCGGCCAGCGGTCGCCGGGATGTGTGCCGCGCTCGTCATCACCGGCGGCATCGAGGGGAGCCTGTTCACGTGGCTCCCGTACTTCGCGGCCCGGCGACTCGACGACGGGACGGCGTCGCTCGTCCTCTCGGCGTTCCTCCTCGCGTACGTCCCCGCCCGCCTGTTCTACAGCGTGGTCGTCGACCGCCTGCGCTCCATCGACCTCGTCCTCGCGCTGGGCGTCCTCTCGCTCCCGACGCTGTACGCGACGGTGTACCTCGCGTCGGGGCGGTGGCTGTTCGTCGCCGTCTTCGCGCTCGGCTTTCTGATCTCCGGCATCTTCCCGACGCTGTCGGCGTTCGCCGTCGACGCCGCGCCGGAGTTCAGCGGCCCCATTAACGCGCTCGCCACCAGCGCCTCCTACGGCGGCATCGCGACGGTGCCCGCGCTCGTCGGTCTCTACGCCGACCGGTACGACATCCGCGCCGCGCTCGGTCTGCTCCTCCTCGGTCTGGTCGCGTTCGTCGGCGTGACGGCGGCGACCCGCCGCTCGACCGGCCCCGACCCCGCTCCCGCCGCGGCGGGCGACTGATCCGCCCGCGCCTCAGAACGCCTGCCACCCGCCGTCGACGTACAGCAGTTCGCCCGTCACGTAGTCGGCCTCCTCGCTGGCGAGAAACAGCACCGCGCCCGCGATGTCCTCCGGGACGCCCGCGCGCCCGAGCGGCACGGGCTTCGTCAGGTCGCCGGCCTTCACGGCCACCTTCTTGCGCTCCGCGCCCGACCCGAACTCGGTCGCGATGTGACCCGGCGCGACGGCGTTGACCCGGACGTCGTCGCCGGCGAGTTCGAGCGCCGCGCCGCGAGTGATCATCTTGATCGCCCCCTTCGTCGCGTCGTAGGGGATCTGGTCCTCCTGCGCGTGCGTCGAACTGATCGAGGCGGTGTTGACTATCACGCCGCCCTCCCCTCGCTCTCGCATGGCCTCGGCGGCCGCCTGACATCCGAAGAAGACGCCGCCCGCGTTCACGTCGTGGAGCCGATCGAACGACTCCCGCGTCACCGCCTCCAGCGGCGCGCGCTCGAACAGGCCGGCGTTGTTCACCATCACGTCGACGCCCCCGAAGTCGCGGGCGCGGTCGACGGCCGCGCGGACGGCGTCGGTGTCCGTCACGTCGCACTCGACGAACGCCGCCTCCCCGCCCTCGTCCCGGATCTTCTCGTGCGTCGGTTCCTCCGTCCCCTCGTCTTTCGGGGCCGCCCGCAGGTCGGCGTTGACGACGGCCGCGCCCGCCGCGCCGAACCGGAGCGCGATCGCTCTCCCGATGCCGGAACTGCCGCCGGTGACGACGACCGTCTCCCCGCCGAAGTCGTAGCTAACGCTGCCCATGACGGTTCCACCTTGGGCTATCGAAGCCTTAGTTCTAGGCACCGCGACGAAACCAACCGCGATCGTTCCGAGTGATACGCTCCGCTATCTCGGCACCCTATTATGAAACCGCTTTGGTAGGAATATGGTAGCATCATGAGTTAGTAAATAACGAGTCCGTCTCGTTCCCCCGTCAGGTGGAATGTGATATTTCGCCATCTAGAAGCCACTAGGGCCGGAATAGGAGGGAATTACGTTCCCCATTCGGCTGTTCGAGATTCTAGAGCGCAGACTCCGATAGAAAAACACTGAATTGCCCCTTCAGGCAGTATCTGCCGCCTCATGAGGAGAATTCGGCGCCCTCATACGTAGCACATATATTAGGAAGCGGCTTCCAATAGGTAAGATAAAGATAATACATCGGAAAATTATATTTCTTCGGAACTCACTGCGCGTGTCGGGTCAGCACCGCGGGGCCGACTTCCCGGCGGAGCGCGAGCACGCGGCCGTAGTCCTCGCGCGTGAGGACGCCGACGACGGACCCGTGTTCCTCGACGAGCGCGTGCCCCTCGCGGCTCCGGTCGAACGACGCCAGCGCCTCGAAGGCGTCGGCGTTCGCGTCGACGCGCGGCACCTCGCGCGCCACGGAGCCGACGGTCGTCGACTCGCGGTCGCCCTCGGCGACGGAGCGGAGGTCGCCCAGCGTCACGACGCCGACGACCGTTCCGCCGTCGCTCACGGGGTAGACGGTCCGGCGGTCCCGGAACATGCGACCGGTCAGGTCCGCGACGGACGACCCGGCCGAAATCGGTTCCTGGTCGCCGGACATCACGTCGCGCACCGCGAGGCCGTCGAGCAGTTCGTCCATCATCACCGACCGCGACTCGGTCGTCGCGGCGCCGTAGATGAAGAAGGCCAGCAGCAGCATGATCACGTCGAACGCCAGCACGCCGACGACGGCGAACAGGACGGCGAAGACGACCCCGATGCGCGCGGCGATGCGCGTCGCGCTCAGGTACGGGCGGTTGCGGGCCAGCAGGGCCCGGAGGATGCGGCCGCCGTCCATCGGGAACGCCGGCAGCATGTTGAAGACGGCGAGCGCGACGTTCGTGATCGCGAGCCACCCGAAGACGAACCTGACGACCGGCAGCGACGACGGCGTCGCGAACAGGGCAGCATAGCTCGCACCGGCGACGAGGACGCTCGTGATCGGGCCGGCGATGGCGATCCGGAACTCGCGGTCCCACTCGCGCGGGATCTCGCTGAGTGCGGCCAGGCCTCCGAGGATCCACAGCGTGATCGACTCGATGGAGAGGCCGTACCGCAGCGCCACCCACGAGTGACCGAGTTCGTGCAGCAGGACGCTCACGAACAGGCCGACCCCCGCCGCGACGCCGATGATCCAGGGGTTCGACCCCGCTTCGAGGACGCCGGGGTCGAACCCGACGCCGGTCAGTCCCTCGATGAACCCCTCGTAGGCGGATATCTGCCCGCCGCTCCCGATGAGCCACGCCAGCACGGGGAGAAAGACGAGCAGCGACACGTTGATCCGGATCGGGATCCCCCAGATCCGAGCGACGGTGAAGTTTCGCATACCCGTAGAAGGGTCGAGATGCGGATAAGTCGTCCGCTCCCGGACCGTCAGTCGTCCAGTCGCTCCTGCCACTTCTGGACCTTCGCCAGCAGTTCGACGGGCGGCGTCTCGTCGACGTCGACGTCCGCGAGGTCGTCGAGCACGGCTTCGGTTTCGGGGTCGAGCGCGTCGCCGGTATCGCCGCCGTCGGCGCCCGCACCCGAAGCGTCGGCGCCCGCCGCCCCGCCGTCGGCCGTCGCCGTCTTCATCTGCCCGCTGCCGACGTCGAAGACGACCTGCTTCGGTTCGCTGTCGCCGCTCGCGTCGCCTTTCGCCTCGATGGCTTTCTCCTCGCGGAGGCGTTCGAGCACGTCCCGCGAGCGGTCGACGACGGGGTCCGGCACGCCGGCGAGGTCCGCGACGTGGATGCCGTAGGAGCGGTCGGTCGGGCCGTCACGGATCGTCCGCAGGAAGGTAACGTCGCCGTCGGTCTCGTCAGCGGCGACGTGGACGTTGGCGACGCGGTCGAGGTGGTCCGCGAGCGTCGTCAGCTCGTGGTAGTGGGTCGCGAACAGGGTCTTCGCCCGCACCTCGTTGTGCAGGTACTCCGTCGCGGCCCACGCGATGGAGATGCCGTCGTACGTCGCCGTCCCGCGGCCGACCTCGTCCAGGATCACCAGCGAGTCCTCGGTGGCGGAGTGGAGGATGTTCGAGAGCTCCTGCATCTCGACCATGAACGTCGAGCGGCCCTGCGCGAGTTCGTCGAGCGCGCCGACGCGGGTGTAGATGCCGTCGACGAGTCCGATCTCGGCCTCGCGGGCGGGGACGAAGCTCCCGATCTGCGCGAGCAGGGTGATCAGCGCCACCTGCCGCATGTACGTCGACTTCCCGCTCATGTTCGGCCCGGTCACGACCAGGAAGCCGCGGTCGTCGTCGAGTTCGGCGTCGTTGGGGACGAACTCGGTGGTCTGCTCGACGACGGGGTGGCGGCCCTGCTCGATCCGCAGGGCGTCGCCCCTGTGGAGCGTCGGGCGCGTCCAGTCGTTGTTGACTGCGTGGGTCGCGAGGCTCGCCAGCGCGTCCACCGTCGCCACCGTCCGGCCGACGTCCTGCAGGAGTTCGGCGCGGTCGGCGACCTCGCGGCGGAGCTGCTTGAACAGCTCGTACTCCAGTTCGCCGCGCCGTTCCTCCAGCCGGAGGATCTCGCGCTCCTTCTCCTCCAGTTCGTCGGTGACGAACCGCTCCGAGTTCTTCAGCGTCTTCACGTTCTCGAAGCCCTCCGGCACCTGGTCGGCCTCGCTCTTGCCGACCTGCACGTAGTAGCCGTCGGTCTTATTCCGGTCGACGGTGACGTGGGTGAGGCCGTGCTTCGACTTCACGCGGCCCTCGAGCGTGTCGAACCACTCCTGTAGCTCCTCGTGGCGGGCGATCACCTCGTCGAGCTCCTCGTCGTACCCGCGGGTGAGGAGGCCGCCCTGCGTGACGGTCGACGGCGGGTCCTCGGCGAGCGCCTCGTCAAGCGTGTTCCGGAGGTCGGCCGCCGCCGCGCGGTCCGGGCGCGTGACGATCTCGGTCAGCGGCGACTCGGCCAGTTCGGGGTCGTTCTGGACGGCGTCGACCAGATCGGGGAGCATCCCCAGCGTGTCCCGGACCCGGAGCAGGTCGGTCGCGTCGGCCGTCTCCGAACTCGCCTTCGACGCGAGGCGTTCGAGGTCGTACGCGTCGCCGAGCGTCTCGCGGAGCGCCTCGCGGGCCATCACGGCGCGGGTCAGCGCGGCGACGCTCTCCTGCCGGCGCTCCAGCACCTCGATCGCCCGCCGGGGGCGCTGGATCCACTCCTTCAGCAGGCGGCCGCCGGGACTCGTCACCGTGTGGTCGACCGTGGCGAACAGCGACCCCGATCGGCCGCCCTGCATCGTCTCCGTGAGTTCGAGGTTGCGCTGGGTCGTCGCGTCGAGTTCGACGTGGTCGTCGCCGTGGTACGGCTGCAGGCGCGTCATCGACGCCATCACGCCCGTCCCCGTCTCCTCGACGTACGAGAGGACGGCCCCGGCGGCGCGCACGGCCGGGCTCTCCTCCTCGACGCCGACGCTGTCGAGCGTCTCAGCGCCGAACTGCTCGCGGGTCGCGTGGCGCGCCCGCCCCGGCGCGAACGCGGCGGCGTCGTGGAGCGTCACCGCGGCGTCGACCCGCTCGCGGACGGCCGCGAGGAAGTCGTCGTCGTTGCGCACGTTGGGGCCGGGCAGGACCTCCGCCGGGTCGAACCGGTACAGCTCCGTCAGCGCCTGCCCGGTCGCGTCGTCGCCGTCGACGGCGGTGACGAGGAAGCGGCCGGTCGTCACGTCGGCGAACGCGAGGCCGTAGCCGTCGCCCTCGGCGACGACGGCCGCGAGGTACTGGGCGTCGGCCGAGGTCGTCTCCAGCAGCGTCCCGGGGGTGACGACCCGCGTGATCTCGCGGGCGTGGCCGTCGTCGGTCTCGTACTGGTCGGCGACGGCGACGCGGTAGCCGCGCTCGACCAGCGCCTTCAGGTACGGCGTCAGGTCGTCGAGGGGGACGCCGGCCATCGGGTACGACGACCCGTGGGAGGACTTCTGGGACACCTTCAGGTCGAGTTCGTCGCTGACCGTCTCGGCGTCCTCCGCGAAGAACTCGTAGAAGTCCCCGCACTGCATCGCCAGCAGGTCGGCGTCGGTCCCCTCCTTCAGGGAGAGGAACTCGCCGACGATCCCCGTCGCCTCTGTCATATATCCTCCCAGGTGCGACGGCGGCTAAAACCCTGCGGGTTCCGCGTCCGCGGTCGGACCGGCTCCGGCTCGACGCCGGGCTTACCTCTCCCCGACGGCCTCGTCCAGCGTCAGCGCCCGGTCGACCAGCGTCTCGGCGTTCGGCGCGAGCAGCTTCACGATGGCCTCCTTGCCGACCTCGCCGCGGTCGATCACGGCGGCGGGCGTGCCCTCGACGGACTCGAACGCGCGCCGGGCGCCCCAGCCCATCGTGCTGCCCTCCGTCGCCTTCACGTCCTCGGGCTCGGCGTCGCGGTCGTACTCCGCGACCGCCCAGTCCAGATCGCTGAGCGCCGCCTCCACGTCGTCGTCGAACCGGCAGTTGACGGCGAACCGGAGGTCGGGATCGTACTCGCGGGCCGACAGCAGGAAGCGTGCGACGTGGCTCGACGCGCCGAAGCGCACGCCGCGGTTCGGCTGGACGCCCCGCATCGTCCGGGTGATCCGCCCCTCGACGGCGGCGGTCTCGCCGACGCGCTCGGCGTACGGCGTCGCGCCGACGACGTTCATCCCGACCTCGGGCACCAGCGCGCTCACGTCGGCGTCGACGAACGCGTCGAGGACCGCCTCGACGGCCTCGGCGGTCGGCTGGCGGTCCGCGCGTTCGCGCAGCCCCGCGAGGTGGTGGACCGACCCCGGTCCCTCGCCCACGTCGTGGTGGTAGCGGATCGCCCGCTCCATGAACGCCGTGGCGTCTTCGACGGCGTCGCTGAGCGGCTCGCCGCTGGCGAGGCCGGCGGCGATGGCCGACGAGAGCGTGCAACCGGAGCCGTGCGTCGCCGCGCCCTCGACTCGTGGATGTTCGAACGTCTCGACCCCGTCCGCCGTGACGAGCACGTCCCGGACGACGCCGTCGTCCGCGGCGACGTGGCCGCCCTTCACCAGCGCCGCGTCCGCACCCATCGAGACGATCGCCTCGCCGGCCTCGCGGGCGCTCGCGGCGTCGACAGGCTCTATCCCCGTCAGCACGGCCCCCTCGTCGGCGTTCGGCGTCACGAGCGTCGCCTCGGCGACCAGGTCCTCGTAGGCGCTCTCGGCCTCGCGTTCGAGCAGTCGGTCGCCCGACGCCGCGACCATCACCGGGTCGACGACCGCCGGCACGTCCTCGGCCGCCACGCGCTCTGTCACCGACTCGATCACCGGCGCGGTGGCGAGCATCCCCGTCTTCACCGCCCGCACGTCGAAATCCTCGCGGACGGCGTCGTACTGCGCCGCCACCTCCTCGACGGGCAGGACGTGCGTGCTCTCGACGCCGGTCGTGTTCTGCGCGGTGACGCTCGTCACGACGCTCGTCCCGAACGCGCCGCGGGCCTCCATCGTCTTCAGGTCGGCCTGGATCCCCGCGCCGCCGCCCGAGTCGCTCCCCGCGACCGTGAGCGCGACCGGGCGGTCGACTGGTGCTGGCTGTCGCATACGCGGTTGTATTCTCCGGTGATACAAATCAGTAATGGGTCGGCGTTCGGTCCCTCACTCCGTCGCCAACCGGTCGTACACCGGCCACGACGAGTCGCCCTCCGGCTTCGGCACGTCCTCTCCGTCGGCGGCGACGCCCTTCCCCTCCAGAACCTCGCCGACTGCGGCGGCCGCCAGTCCCTCGTCTCGCAGCGCCGCCAGCACGCGGTCGGTGGCCTCGGGCGGCGCGGTCACCAGCAGCGTCCCCGAACTCGTCGCGCGCCACGGGTCGAAGTCGAGGGCGGCGGCGACGGCGCGGGTGTCGTCTGGCAGCGGGACCGCGTCGCGGTCGAACTCGATCCGAACGCCCGCTCCGCTGGCGAGTTCGTGGAGCGCGCCGTGGAGGCCGCCCTCCGTCGCGTCGTGCATCGCGGTGACGGGGCCGGCCGCCGCGGCCGCGACCGCGCCGCGGACGTGGTCGACGCCCGGAAGCCGGGCGGCCGCGTCGTCCAGCGTCTCCTCGTCCGCGGGGATCTGCTCGGGGTACAGCGACGCGAACAACGACGCCGCCTCGACGCCCGCGCCGGTCGTAACGATCAGGCGGTCGCCGGGGCGTGCGCCGTCCGGCCGCACCACGTCGTCGTGGTCGCCCACGGCCATCGCCGTCGCGCCGCCGACCCACGGGAACGCACAGCCGGAGTACCGCGCGGTGTGGCCGGTGACGACCGCCGTCCCCAGGTCCGTCAGCGTCTCGTCCATCGCCGTCCAGACGGCGGCGAACGCCTCGTCGTCCATCTCCGGCGGCAGGTGGAACGAGACCGAGAGGTGAGAGGGTGCGAGCCCCGACACCGCGACGTCTGCGAGCACGACGCCGAGCGCGAAGCGGGCCGCCCGCTCCCACCCGAGGCCGGGGAGGATCGAGACGGGGTCGGTCGCGGTCACGAGCGCAGTCCCGTCGACGTCGACGACGCCGAAGTCGACGCCGTGACGGGGGCCGACGGCCACGTCGTCGCAGTCCGCCCCGAGGTTCGGGTAGATGTACTCCTCGAAGAACGCGCGGTCTACCTTCCCGAGATCGCTCATACGCCGACTCCGGTCGGGGTCGGGAAAGTCGTGGTGGTCGCCGCCGCACCGGCCGATGCCGAACGCCTCTCGCCCCGCTACCCCGACGCCCGCGCAAGGTTTTAGTTCGAAGGCGGGTCAGTTATCGACTGGAGGTGAGACCCATGGCCGGTAGCGCTAGCTATCGCCGTGGCATCGGCTCGGAAGCGCCGCTTCCGACCGGCGCCCTCACCTCGCCGTCTCGGTACGACGTCGTCCTCGTGCTCGTCCCGGTCGCGTTCCTGGCCGCGCTGCTGGTCGGGGAGGCGGTCGACGCGCCGCTTCGGGTCCGCCTCGCGACGGCGGCCCTCGCGTGCCTGCCGTGGCTCGTCGACTGCCTGTTCCTGAATCCACCGACCGA
This window contains:
- the thiD gene encoding bifunctional hydroxymethylpyrimidine kinase/phosphomethylpyrimidine kinase codes for the protein MRQPAPVDRPVALTVAGSDSGGGAGIQADLKTMEARGAFGTSVVTSVTAQNTTGVESTHVLPVEEVAAQYDAVREDFDVRAVKTGMLATAPVIESVTERVAAEDVPAVVDPVMVAASGDRLLEREAESAYEDLVAEATLVTPNADEGAVLTGIEPVDAASAREAGEAIVSMGADAALVKGGHVAADDGVVRDVLVTADGVETFEHPRVEGAATHGSGCTLSSAIAAGLASGEPLSDAVEDATAFMERAIRYHHDVGEGPGSVHHLAGLRERADRQPTAEAVEAVLDAFVDADVSALVPEVGMNVVGATPYAERVGETAAVEGRITRTMRGVQPNRGVRFGASSHVARFLLSAREYDPDLRFAVNCRFDDDVEAALSDLDWAVAEYDRDAEPEDVKATEGSTMGWGARRAFESVEGTPAAVIDRGEVGKEAIVKLLAPNAETLVDRALTLDEAVGER
- a CDS encoding site-2 protease family protein — translated: MRNFTVARIWGIPIRINVSLLVFLPVLAWLIGSGGQISAYEGFIEGLTGVGFDPGVLEAGSNPWIIGVAAGVGLFVSVLLHELGHSWVALRYGLSIESITLWILGGLAALSEIPREWDREFRIAIAGPITSVLVAGASYAALFATPSSLPVVRFVFGWLAITNVALAVFNMLPAFPMDGGRILRALLARNRPYLSATRIAARIGVVFAVLFAVVGVLAFDVIMLLLAFFIYGAATTESRSVMMDELLDGLAVRDVMSGDQEPISAGSSVADLTGRMFRDRRTVYPVSDGGTVVGVVTLGDLRSVAEGDRESTTVGSVAREVPRVDANADAFEALASFDRSREGHALVEEHGSVVGVLTREDYGRVLALRREVGPAVLTRHAQ
- a CDS encoding AIR synthase family protein, which produces MSDLGKVDRAFFEEYIYPNLGADCDDVAVGPRHGVDFGVVDVDGTALVTATDPVSILPGLGWERAARFALGVVLADVAVSGLAPSHLSVSFHLPPEMDDEAFAAVWTAMDETLTDLGTAVVTGHTARYSGCAFPWVGGATAMAVGDHDDVVRPDGARPGDRLIVTTGAGVEAASLFASLYPEQIPADEETLDDAAARLPGVDHVRGAVAAAAAGPVTAMHDATEGGLHGALHELASGAGVRIEFDRDAVPLPDDTRAVAAALDFDPWRATSSGTLLVTAPPEATDRVLAALRDEGLAAAAVGEVLEGKGVAADGEDVPKPEGDSSWPVYDRLATE
- the mutS gene encoding DNA mismatch repair protein MutS, which encodes MTEATGIVGEFLSLKEGTDADLLAMQCGDFYEFFAEDAETVSDELDLKVSQKSSHGSSYPMAGVPLDDLTPYLKALVERGYRVAVADQYETDDGHAREITRVVTPGTLLETTSADAQYLAAVVAEGDGYGLAFADVTTGRFLVTAVDGDDATGQALTELYRFDPAEVLPGPNVRNDDDFLAAVRERVDAAVTLHDAAAFAPGRARHATREQFGAETLDSVGVEEESPAVRAAGAVLSYVEETGTGVMASMTRLQPYHGDDHVELDATTQRNLELTETMQGGRSGSLFATVDHTVTSPGGRLLKEWIQRPRRAIEVLERRQESVAALTRAVMAREALRETLGDAYDLERLASKASSETADATDLLRVRDTLGMLPDLVDAVQNDPELAESPLTEIVTRPDRAAAADLRNTLDEALAEDPPSTVTQGGLLTRGYDEELDEVIARHEELQEWFDTLEGRVKSKHGLTHVTVDRNKTDGYYVQVGKSEADQVPEGFENVKTLKNSERFVTDELEEKEREILRLEERRGELEYELFKQLRREVADRAELLQDVGRTVATVDALASLATHAVNNDWTRPTLHRGDALRIEQGRHPVVEQTTEFVPNDAELDDDRGFLVVTGPNMSGKSTYMRQVALITLLAQIGSFVPAREAEIGLVDGIYTRVGALDELAQGRSTFMVEMQELSNILHSATEDSLVILDEVGRGTATYDGISIAWAATEYLHNEVRAKTLFATHYHELTTLADHLDRVANVHVAADETDGDVTFLRTIRDGPTDRSYGIHVADLAGVPDPVVDRSRDVLERLREEKAIEAKGDASGDSEPKQVVFDVGSGQMKTATADGGAAGADASGAGADGGDTGDALDPETEAVLDDLADVDVDETPPVELLAKVQKWQERLDD